In a genomic window of Variovorax paradoxus:
- a CDS encoding carboxymuconolactone decarboxylase family protein: MPRVPLLPEHPDDPAAAALFERVRAARGPDFHLPHLYRVLGTAPALFRGWLDFAWPLRLDAKTPRLLRELMILRGAQLSGTAYEWAHHLPMATEAGVSEAQIDALVHWQDSDLFDADERAVLQLAEEVTRGPAASAATVAQLKARGFDDAAVVELVLTASFYVCVSRFLQSMDVELEPGYEAHRARM; encoded by the coding sequence ATGCCCCGCGTTCCCCTGCTGCCCGAGCATCCCGATGATCCCGCCGCCGCGGCGCTGTTCGAGCGCGTGCGCGCGGCGCGCGGCCCGGACTTCCACCTGCCCCATCTCTACCGCGTGCTCGGCACCGCGCCCGCGCTGTTCCGCGGCTGGCTCGATTTCGCGTGGCCGCTGCGCCTGGATGCGAAGACGCCGCGGCTGCTGCGCGAGCTGATGATCCTGCGCGGCGCGCAGCTCTCGGGCACCGCCTACGAATGGGCCCATCACCTGCCGATGGCCACCGAGGCCGGCGTGAGCGAGGCGCAGATCGACGCGCTCGTGCACTGGCAAGACAGCGATCTCTTCGATGCCGACGAGCGCGCGGTGCTGCAGCTGGCCGAGGAGGTCACGCGCGGGCCCGCGGCCTCGGCGGCCACCGTGGCGCAGCTCAAGGCGCGCGGCTTCGACGACGCGGCCGTGGTCGAGCTGGTGCTCACCGCGAGCTTCTATGTCTGCGTGAGCCGCTTCCTGCAGTCGATGGACGTCGAGCTCGAGCCCGGCTACGAGGCGCATCGCGCGCGCATGTGA
- a CDS encoding TetR/AcrR family transcriptional regulator, producing MTAVTAREPQTARFQEKRDAILNAAAAQFNAQGVKGATLAGIAASVGLVTNSVTYYYRKKEDLATACFLRAIVLFDGIAEAAAREATVEARVRAFLAGHAALLAAVALGEHPPVVAFSDVRALPSPQLETVHIAYTGMFRRVRGLFKDEATAHWPREVRNARTHLLLSLVHWLPAWFGRYEAAQYPRMAARVADIVLHGLGAPAARWEAVALSDEAVLHGPTDNAAMDAFLRAATALLNEQGYRGASVDKISARLHVTKGSFYHHNDNKLDLISACFERTFEVIRRAFQLAEDTGGSGWQRAGLAARMLVRFQRSAEGPLLRLSSTSALPEAADRARVHTTLQQRIERLAAMLVDGLVDGSVRPLDAALAAQLLVGAINGAAELHRWVPDASEASVVELYLRPAFMGLLGEASAAA from the coding sequence ATGACCGCCGTCACCGCCCGCGAGCCGCAGACCGCGCGTTTCCAGGAAAAGCGCGATGCCATCCTCAACGCGGCCGCGGCGCAGTTCAATGCGCAGGGCGTCAAGGGCGCGACCCTGGCCGGCATCGCGGCCAGCGTGGGCCTGGTGACCAACAGCGTCACCTACTACTACCGAAAGAAGGAGGACCTGGCCACCGCCTGCTTCCTGCGCGCCATCGTGCTGTTCGACGGCATCGCCGAGGCCGCGGCGCGCGAGGCCACGGTGGAGGCGCGGGTGCGTGCCTTCCTCGCGGGCCATGCCGCGCTGCTGGCGGCCGTGGCGCTCGGCGAGCATCCGCCGGTGGTGGCCTTCAGCGACGTGCGCGCGCTGCCGAGCCCGCAGCTCGAGACCGTGCACATCGCCTACACCGGCATGTTCCGCCGCGTGCGCGGGCTGTTCAAGGACGAGGCCACCGCGCACTGGCCGCGCGAGGTGCGCAATGCCCGCACCCACCTGCTGCTGTCGCTGGTGCACTGGCTGCCGGCCTGGTTCGGCCGCTACGAGGCGGCGCAGTACCCGCGCATGGCCGCGCGCGTGGCCGACATCGTGCTCCACGGGCTCGGCGCGCCGGCGGCGCGATGGGAGGCGGTCGCGCTGTCCGATGAGGCGGTGCTGCATGGGCCCACCGACAACGCCGCGATGGATGCCTTCCTGCGCGCGGCCACCGCGCTGCTCAACGAGCAGGGCTACCGCGGCGCCTCGGTCGACAAGATCTCGGCGCGGCTCCATGTCACCAAGGGCTCGTTCTATCACCACAACGACAACAAGCTGGACCTGATCTCGGCCTGCTTCGAGCGCACTTTCGAGGTCATCCGCCGCGCCTTCCAACTCGCCGAGGACACCGGCGGCAGCGGCTGGCAGCGCGCGGGCCTGGCGGCGCGCATGCTGGTGCGCTTCCAGCGCTCGGCCGAGGGCCCGCTGCTGCGCCTGTCGTCGACCAGCGCGCTGCCCGAGGCGGCCGACCGCGCGCGCGTGCACACGACGCTGCAGCAGCGCATCGAGCGCCTGGCGGCGATGCTGGTCGACGGCCTGGTCGACGGATCGGTGCGGCCGCTCGATGCGGCGCTCGCGGCGCAGCTGCTGGTCGGCGCGATCAACGGCGCGGCCGAGCTGCACCGCTGGGTGCCCGATGCGAGCGAGGCCTCGGTGGTCGAGCTCTACCTGCGGCCGGCCTTCATGGGCCTGCTCGGCGAGGCGTCCGCTGCCGCCTGA
- a CDS encoding acyl-CoA dehydrogenase family protein produces the protein MDFTLSDKQVHWRDRVIAFMKAHVYPAVPTYMAQMQGFGENRWQVVPIVEELKAKAREAGLWNLFLPLDSVPSDSPYKGAGLTNLEYAVCAEEMGKVGFASEVFNCSAPDTGNMEVLIRYGSDEHKKRWLQPLLEGRIRSAFLMTEPDVASSDATNIETSIRRDGDHYVINGRKWWSSGVGDPRCEIAIVMGKTDPEAPRHSQQSQILVPLHTPGIEIVRMLPVFGFDDAPHGHAEVVFRDVRVPAANLLLGEGRGFEIAQGRLGPGRIHHCMRSIGGAEVALEKMVRRLQSRTAFGKRIADQSVWEQRVAEARIDIEMTRLLCLKAADLMDRVGNKVARLEIAMIKVAAPRTALRIIDMAIQAHGAAGVTTDFGLAKQYASMRTMRLADGPDEVHNRSIARMEYGRYAD, from the coding sequence ATGGACTTCACCCTGTCCGACAAGCAAGTGCATTGGCGCGATCGCGTGATCGCGTTCATGAAGGCGCACGTCTACCCCGCCGTGCCCACCTACATGGCGCAGATGCAGGGCTTCGGCGAGAACCGCTGGCAGGTCGTGCCGATCGTGGAGGAGCTCAAGGCCAAGGCGCGCGAGGCCGGGCTGTGGAACCTGTTCCTGCCGCTCGATTCGGTGCCCTCCGACAGCCCCTACAAGGGCGCGGGCCTCACCAACCTCGAGTACGCCGTCTGCGCCGAGGAGATGGGCAAGGTCGGCTTCGCCTCCGAGGTCTTCAACTGCTCGGCGCCCGACACCGGCAACATGGAAGTGCTGATCCGCTACGGCAGCGACGAGCACAAGAAGCGCTGGCTGCAGCCGCTGCTCGAAGGCAGGATCCGCTCGGCCTTCCTGATGACCGAACCCGACGTGGCCTCGTCCGACGCCACCAACATCGAGACCTCGATCCGCCGCGACGGCGACCACTACGTGATCAACGGCCGCAAGTGGTGGTCCTCGGGCGTGGGCGACCCGCGCTGCGAGATCGCCATCGTGATGGGCAAGACCGACCCCGAGGCGCCGCGCCATTCGCAGCAGTCGCAGATCCTGGTGCCGCTCCACACACCGGGCATCGAGATCGTGCGCATGCTGCCGGTGTTCGGCTTCGACGACGCACCGCACGGCCATGCCGAGGTGGTGTTCCGCGACGTGCGCGTGCCGGCGGCGAACCTGCTGCTCGGCGAGGGCCGCGGCTTCGAGATCGCGCAGGGCCGGCTCGGGCCCGGGCGCATCCACCACTGCATGCGCTCGATCGGCGGCGCCGAGGTGGCGCTCGAGAAGATGGTGCGCCGGCTGCAGTCGCGCACCGCCTTCGGCAAGCGCATCGCCGACCAGTCGGTGTGGGAGCAGCGCGTGGCCGAGGCCCGCATCGACATCGAGATGACGCGCCTCTTGTGCCTCAAGGCCGCCGACCTGATGGACCGCGTGGGCAACAAGGTGGCACGGCTCGAGATCGCGATGATCAAGGTGGCGGCGCCGCGCACCGCGCTGCGCATCATCGACATGGCGATCCAGGCCCATGGCGCGGCCGGCGTCACCACCGACTTCGGCCTGGCCAAGCAGTACGCCAGCATGCGCACGATGCGTCTGGCCGACGGACCCGACGAGGTGCACAACCGCTCCATCGCGCGCATGGAGTACGGGCGCTACGCGGACTGA
- a CDS encoding SDR family oxidoreductase has protein sequence MSLFSLAGKVAIVTGSSRGIGRAIAERLAEHGAKVVISSRKPEPCAEVRDAINAAHGAGAAISIPANISSKEELRHLVEETTRQLGRVDIVVCNAASNPYYGPLAGIEDDQFRKILENNVIANHWLINFAVPQMIERKEGSIIIVSSIGGLRGSPVIGAYNVSKAADFQLARNLAVEYGPHNVRVNCIAPGLIKTDFARALWEDPENLRRRTESTPLRRIGDPDEIAGAAVFLASRAGAFMTGQSLVIDGGVTC, from the coding sequence ATGTCCTTGTTCTCGCTGGCCGGCAAGGTGGCCATCGTCACCGGTTCCTCGCGCGGCATCGGCCGCGCCATCGCCGAGCGCCTGGCCGAGCACGGCGCGAAGGTCGTGATCTCGTCGCGCAAGCCCGAGCCCTGCGCCGAGGTGCGCGACGCCATCAACGCCGCGCATGGCGCGGGCGCGGCGATCTCGATCCCGGCCAACATCTCGTCGAAGGAAGAGCTGCGCCACCTGGTCGAGGAGACCACGCGCCAGCTCGGGCGCGTCGACATCGTGGTGTGCAATGCCGCGTCGAACCCCTACTACGGTCCGCTGGCGGGCATCGAGGACGACCAGTTCCGCAAGATCCTCGAGAACAACGTGATCGCCAACCACTGGCTGATCAACTTCGCGGTGCCGCAGATGATCGAGCGCAAGGAGGGCTCGATCATCATCGTCTCCTCGATCGGCGGCCTGCGCGGCTCGCCGGTGATCGGCGCCTACAACGTCTCGAAGGCGGCCGACTTCCAGCTCGCGCGCAACCTCGCGGTGGAGTACGGGCCGCACAACGTGCGCGTGAACTGCATCGCGCCGGGCCTGATCAAGACCGATTTCGCGCGTGCGCTCTGGGAAGACCCCGAGAACCTGCGCCGCCGCACCGAGAGCACGCCGCTGCGGCGCATTGGCGACCCCGACGAGATCGCGGGCGCGGCGGTGTTCCTGGCTTCGCGCGCGGGGGCATTCATGACCGGGCAGAGCCTGGTCATCGATGGCGGCGTGACCTGCTGA
- a CDS encoding DUF2514 family protein, with protein MPAAPSTRPRRDTHDHRRTLVLPLRRPRPSREGLPVAALTWLLSNWKLVLVGLLLALLGLQTVRVAGLEQAAADRRATDAESQRLAERAQRTEEQRRAAAVTKEATDAQGRISTLEDDLRGARAAADGLREAAAGAAGRARASACTATASPSQPGADPLGLLVDVLGRADKRAGELAEYADRLRIAGIACERSYDALTPK; from the coding sequence ATGCCCGCGGCGCCATCAACTCGGCCAAGGCGCGATACCCATGATCACCGACGGACGCTGGTGCTGCCTCTGCGGCGGCCACGGCCATCACGCGAAGGACTGCCCGTGGCTGCGCTGACCTGGCTGCTCAGCAACTGGAAGCTGGTGCTGGTCGGCCTGCTGCTGGCGCTGCTGGGGCTGCAGACCGTGCGCGTCGCCGGGCTCGAGCAGGCAGCCGCCGACCGCCGCGCCACCGACGCGGAGAGCCAGCGCCTGGCCGAGCGCGCGCAGCGCACCGAGGAACAGCGCCGCGCCGCGGCCGTCACGAAGGAGGCCACCGATGCCCAAGGCCGAATCTCAACCCTGGAAGATGACCTGCGCGGCGCTCGTGCTGCTGCTGACGGCCTGCGCGAAGCTGCCGCTGGCGCCGCCGGTCGAGCCCGCGCGAGTGCCTGCACTGCCACCGCAAGCCCGAGCCAGCCTGGTGCCGACCCCCTTGGGCTGCTCGTTGACGTGCTCGGCCGGGCTGACAAACGAGCGGGAGAACTGGCGGAATACGCTGACCGGCTCCGGATCGCTGGCATCGCCTGCGAGCGCTCCTACGACGCGCTGACGCCGAAATAG
- a CDS encoding lysozyme, with protein MNESLHIGPDGTEICHYYEDLRLRAYPDPASPRAKAERAGRPSAGLSGAPWTIGWGDTGPDVVEGLSITLDEANQRFTRRMALEFEPAVRKAVLVPLTQRQFDALVSIFYNAGRAALSASTLVRLLNAGDYAGAASQFPRWNMAAGQVMKGLQRRREAERLVFLGGDARGAINSAKARYP; from the coding sequence GTGAACGAATCCCTGCACATCGGGCCGGACGGCACCGAGATCTGCCACTACTACGAAGACCTGCGGCTGCGGGCCTACCCCGACCCCGCATCGCCTCGCGCCAAGGCCGAGCGGGCAGGGCGGCCATCGGCGGGGCTGAGCGGTGCCCCCTGGACAATCGGATGGGGCGATACCGGCCCGGATGTTGTCGAGGGCCTGAGCATCACGCTGGATGAGGCCAATCAGCGCTTCACGCGCCGGATGGCGCTCGAGTTCGAGCCGGCGGTGCGCAAGGCCGTGCTGGTGCCGCTGACGCAGCGCCAGTTCGATGCGCTGGTCTCGATCTTCTACAACGCCGGCCGCGCGGCGCTGAGCGCGTCGACACTTGTCCGGCTTCTGAACGCGGGCGACTACGCTGGCGCGGCCAGCCAGTTCCCGCGGTGGAACATGGCCGCCGGCCAGGTCATGAAGGGCCTGCAGCGCCGGCGCGAGGCCGAGCGGCTGGTGTTCCTGGGCGGCGATGCCCGCGGCGCCATCAACTCGGCCAAGGCGCGATACCCATGA
- a CDS encoding GNAT family N-acetyltransferase encodes MIGVTCGGPAAAACALALEGTVTPPPAGTTYKVERWRDLRREMLPLLVQHWKEIALNHAAVPLDIDHEKYDALDKDGALHIVTVRQDGELVGYHVAIISGHLHYKSTLHGITDVYWLAPAHRQGFTGIRLFRHVEKEMAALGVRKLFTGTKVHLDMSKLFEHLGYKRVEYLYAKLIGD; translated from the coding sequence GTGATCGGCGTCACCTGCGGTGGCCCCGCCGCTGCGGCATGCGCCTTGGCGCTTGAGGGCACCGTCACACCGCCGCCGGCCGGCACCACCTACAAGGTCGAGCGCTGGCGTGATCTGCGCCGCGAGATGCTCCCGCTGCTGGTGCAGCACTGGAAAGAGATCGCGCTCAACCATGCCGCGGTCCCCCTCGACATCGATCACGAGAAGTACGACGCGCTCGACAAGGATGGCGCGCTGCACATCGTCACGGTGCGTCAAGACGGCGAGCTCGTCGGCTATCACGTCGCCATCATCTCGGGGCACCTGCACTACAAGTCCACGCTGCACGGCATCACCGACGTCTATTGGCTGGCCCCGGCGCACCGTCAGGGCTTCACTGGCATTCGTCTCTTTCGCCACGTCGAGAAAGAGATGGCAGCGCTCGGCGTGCGCAAGCTCTTCACCGGCACGAAGGTGCATCTCGACATGAGCAAGCTGTTCGAACACCTCGGCTACAAGCGCGTGGAGTACCTCTACGCCAAACTCATCGGAGACTGA
- a CDS encoding aspartyl/asparaginyl beta-hydroxylase domain-containing protein, translated as MRNFMRLATGANVAPLMLAIARRPELWTEDTFLRNYPQGPFGEVESIMLRFPVVATGLTEKQIALYKKNKLAGYDQHESVDQPAYARLHEARALVMSVFSAVAGERLGRVMINKIAPGGHIFPHADTPEHADYYRRFHVVLQSEEGVEFRCGNEKTYWETGAVFWFNNKLEHEIWNHSKTDRIHMILDARCSL; from the coding sequence ATGCGCAATTTCATGCGTCTGGCCACCGGTGCGAACGTCGCGCCGCTCATGCTGGCCATCGCCCGTCGCCCCGAGTTGTGGACCGAGGACACGTTCCTCCGCAACTACCCCCAGGGACCCTTCGGCGAAGTCGAATCCATCATGCTGCGATTTCCGGTTGTGGCCACGGGCCTGACCGAGAAGCAGATCGCGCTCTACAAGAAGAACAAGCTCGCGGGCTACGACCAGCACGAGAGCGTCGACCAGCCGGCCTACGCGCGCCTGCACGAGGCCCGCGCGCTGGTGATGAGCGTTTTCTCGGCCGTTGCCGGCGAGCGTCTAGGCCGCGTGATGATCAACAAGATTGCGCCTGGCGGCCACATCTTTCCGCACGCTGACACCCCCGAACACGCCGACTACTACCGCCGCTTCCATGTCGTCCTGCAGAGCGAGGAGGGCGTCGAATTCCGCTGCGGCAACGAGAAGACCTACTGGGAGACTGGTGCGGTGTTCTGGTTCAACAACAAGCTCGAGCACGAGATCTGGAACCACAGCAAGACCGACCGCATCCACATGATCCTCGATGCGAGGTGCTCGCTGTGA